The Desulfuromonas versatilis genome has a segment encoding these proteins:
- a CDS encoding type IV pilus twitching motility protein PilT codes for MVSMHQLLKTMVEQGASDLHISTGTPPQIRIDGHMTPLKMPPLQPAETKQLCYSILTDSQKRKFEEENELDLSFGVKGLSRFRGNIFIQRGAVAGVFRLIPYKILTFDELGLPPVVKTIAQKPRGLVLVTGPTGSGKSTTLASIIDHINTERHEHIITIEDPVEFLHPHKKCLVNQREVGADTQSFKKALKYILRQDPDVVLVGELRDIETIEAALTIAETGHLCFATLHTNSCVQTINRIVDVFPTTQQAQVRTQLSFVLEGVLSQTLLPKAGGSGRALALEVMVPNIAIRALIRDDKIHQIYSQMQMGQDKYGMQTMNQALFMLYHKKQITMEVALSRSSEPDELKQMIANPAAVLRRPVQGAAAGARG; via the coding sequence ATGGTCAGTATGCACCAGCTTCTGAAGACGATGGTCGAGCAGGGGGCCTCGGACCTCCACATCTCCACGGGTACCCCGCCGCAGATCCGTATCGACGGGCACATGACGCCGCTGAAGATGCCGCCCCTGCAGCCCGCCGAGACCAAGCAGCTCTGCTACAGCATTCTCACCGATTCGCAAAAGCGCAAGTTCGAGGAGGAGAACGAGCTCGACCTCTCCTTCGGGGTCAAGGGGCTCTCGCGGTTCCGCGGCAATATTTTCATCCAGCGCGGCGCGGTGGCCGGGGTCTTTCGACTGATTCCCTACAAGATTCTGACCTTCGATGAACTGGGGCTCCCCCCGGTGGTCAAGACCATCGCCCAGAAGCCCCGCGGCCTGGTGCTGGTCACCGGTCCCACCGGCAGTGGCAAATCGACGACCCTGGCCTCGATCATTGACCACATCAACACCGAGCGCCACGAGCATATCATCACCATCGAGGACCCCGTCGAATTCCTGCATCCGCACAAGAAATGCCTGGTCAACCAGCGCGAGGTCGGCGCCGACACCCAGTCATTCAAAAAGGCCCTCAAGTACATCCTGCGTCAGGACCCCGACGTGGTCCTTGTCGGCGAGCTGCGCGACATCGAAACCATCGAAGCGGCCCTGACCATTGCCGAAACTGGTCACCTCTGCTTCGCCACTTTGCATACCAATTCCTGCGTGCAGACCATCAACCGCATCGTCGACGTCTTTCCCACGACCCAGCAGGCACAGGTGCGCACCCAGCTCTCCTTCGTCCTCGAGGGGGTCCTTTCGCAGACCCTGTTGCCCAAGGCGGGCGGCTCCGGGCGGGCGCTGGCGCTGGAGGTCATGGTGCCCAACATCGCCATCCGCGCCCTGATCCGGGACGACAAGATTCACCAGATCTATTCGCAGATGCAGATGGGCCAGGACAAGTACGGGATGCAGACCATGAATCAGGCACTGTTCATGCTTTACCACAAAAAGCAGATCACCATGGAGGTGGCCCTGTCCCGCTCCTCCGAGCCTGATGAACTGAAGCAGATGATCGCCAACCCCGCCGCGGTGCTGCGCCGCCCGGTTCAGGGTGCCGCCGCCGGCGCTCGAGGATAA
- the pilB gene encoding type IV-A pilus assembly ATPase PilB: MSTNRLGELLVRNKLIDEKQLAKALEEQKVQGGRLGASLIKLGFLKEEELAAFLSRQYGVPSINLAEFEVDPNVIRLVPPEVAQKYQIVPINRAGSTLIVAMSDPSNIFAIDDIKFMTGYNVEVVVAPEAGIKGAIDKYYDQSASLADVMSDLEDIDLEVVDDDDQVDVNELEKASEDAPVVKLVNLILTDAIKRHASDIHIEPYEKSFRVRYRIDGVLYEVMKPPMKLKNAITSRLKIMSEMDIAERRLPQDGRIKIKLPGGKDMDYRVNCLPTLFGEKVCLRLLDKSNLQLDMTKLGYEAEALSHFKREIHKPFGMVLVTGPTGSGKTVSLYSALSELNKVTENISTAEDPVEFNFAGINQVQMHEEIGLNFAAALRAFLRQDPDIIMIGEIRDFETAEIGVKAALTGHLVLSTLHTNDAPSTINRLLNMGIEPFLVASAVNLITAQRLGRRVCSECKEPEDIPKQALIEAGVPPEDVDSYVCYRGTGCATCNNTGYKGRVGIYQVMPMFEEIRELILAGANTAEIKRESMRLGVKTMRQSALSKLKEGVTSFEEVLRCTVADD; encoded by the coding sequence ATGAGCACCAACCGACTTGGAGAACTGCTTGTTCGCAACAAGCTGATCGACGAAAAACAACTTGCCAAGGCGCTCGAGGAACAGAAAGTCCAGGGGGGAAGGCTGGGGGCCAGCCTGATCAAACTCGGGTTTCTCAAGGAAGAGGAACTGGCCGCCTTCCTTTCGCGCCAGTACGGTGTCCCTTCCATCAACCTCGCCGAATTCGAGGTCGACCCCAATGTGATCCGGCTGGTTCCGCCGGAGGTTGCCCAGAAATACCAGATCGTCCCGATCAACCGCGCCGGATCGACCCTGATCGTGGCGATGAGCGATCCCTCGAACATTTTCGCCATCGACGACATCAAGTTCATGACCGGCTACAACGTCGAGGTGGTCGTCGCCCCGGAGGCTGGAATCAAGGGGGCCATCGACAAGTACTACGACCAGAGCGCCAGCCTGGCCGACGTCATGAGCGATCTCGAGGACATCGACCTCGAGGTGGTCGACGATGATGACCAGGTCGATGTCAACGAGCTGGAAAAGGCCAGCGAGGACGCCCCGGTCGTCAAGCTGGTCAACCTGATTCTGACCGATGCGATCAAGCGCCACGCCTCGGACATCCATATCGAGCCCTACGAAAAATCCTTCCGCGTCCGCTACCGCATCGACGGTGTGCTCTACGAAGTCATGAAGCCGCCGATGAAGCTGAAGAACGCAATTACCTCGCGTCTGAAGATCATGTCGGAGATGGATATCGCCGAGCGCCGCCTGCCGCAGGACGGCCGCATCAAGATCAAGCTGCCCGGCGGCAAGGACATGGACTACCGGGTCAACTGCCTGCCGACCCTGTTCGGCGAGAAGGTCTGCCTGCGGTTGCTTGACAAGTCGAACCTGCAGCTCGACATGACCAAGCTCGGCTACGAGGCCGAGGCGCTGTCTCACTTCAAGCGCGAAATCCACAAACCCTTCGGCATGGTGCTGGTCACCGGGCCGACCGGCTCGGGCAAGACCGTTTCGCTCTACTCGGCGCTCTCGGAACTGAACAAGGTCACCGAGAACATCTCCACCGCCGAGGACCCGGTGGAGTTCAACTTCGCCGGCATCAACCAGGTGCAGATGCACGAGGAGATCGGGCTGAACTTCGCCGCCGCCCTGCGCGCCTTTCTGCGCCAGGACCCGGATATCATCATGATCGGCGAGATCCGCGATTTCGAGACCGCCGAGATCGGGGTCAAGGCGGCCCTGACCGGGCACCTGGTGCTCTCCACCCTGCATACCAACGACGCGCCGAGCACCATCAACCGTCTGCTCAACATGGGGATCGAGCCTTTCCTGGTGGCCTCGGCGGTCAACCTGATCACCGCCCAGCGCCTCGGGCGAAGGGTCTGCTCCGAGTGCAAGGAGCCCGAAGACATTCCCAAGCAGGCGCTCATCGAGGCCGGCGTGCCCCCCGAGGATGTCGACAGCTACGTCTGCTACCGGGGAACCGGCTGCGCCACCTGCAACAACACCGGCTACAAGGGGCGGGTCGGCATCTACCAGGTCATGCCGATGTTCGAGGAGATCCGCGAATTGATCCTGGCCGGAGCCAACACCGCCGAAATCAAGCGTGAATCGATGCGGCTGGGGGTAAAGACCATGCGTCAGTCTGCGCTCTCCAAGCTCAAGGAAGGGGTCACCAGTTTCGAAGAAGTGCTCCGCTGCACGGTTGCGGATGATTGA
- a CDS encoding bifunctional riboflavin kinase/FAD synthetase: protein MRIIRNLDEITSPFLGAVVTLGNFDGVHLGHREIFRRVVQKAREIGGTSIVYTFDPHPLKVVAPPRAPRLINTSAEKERLIEASCFDVMIAAPFNLEIAAQPAASFVEEILVAKIGVRYLVVGYDYAFGRGREGDAAYLARRGQELGFGVEILKPVSHEGEVYSSTRVRQLIEAGDVTGVVGYLGRHFTMEGTVVHGARRGTTLGFPTANLATDKELLPKPGVYAVKVKLASEIHDGVVNIGFNPTFQGGKMTVEVYIFNFRREIYGENLRLYFVDRLRDEKRFGSPQELVAAIDADIRKAQLVLAATRVIEYREYLDCGYLHDRPGCPAKDHEA from the coding sequence ATGCGAATCATCCGCAACCTCGATGAGATTACCTCCCCGTTTCTCGGGGCCGTGGTCACCCTGGGCAATTTCGACGGTGTTCACCTGGGGCACCGGGAAATTTTCCGGCGTGTGGTCCAGAAGGCCAGGGAGATCGGCGGAACGTCCATCGTTTATACCTTCGACCCCCATCCGCTCAAGGTGGTTGCGCCTCCGCGTGCGCCCCGGCTGATAAACACCAGCGCCGAGAAAGAGCGGCTCATCGAGGCGTCCTGCTTTGATGTGATGATCGCCGCCCCCTTCAACCTGGAGATCGCCGCCCAACCGGCTGCCAGTTTCGTCGAGGAGATTCTGGTTGCCAAGATCGGGGTGCGCTATCTGGTGGTGGGATATGATTATGCTTTTGGCCGAGGCCGGGAGGGCGATGCCGCTTACCTGGCGAGGCGCGGCCAGGAACTCGGGTTTGGCGTCGAGATTCTGAAGCCGGTTTCTCACGAAGGGGAGGTGTACAGCTCCACCCGGGTGCGCCAGTTGATCGAGGCGGGGGACGTCACCGGGGTGGTGGGGTATCTCGGCCGGCATTTCACCATGGAGGGGACAGTGGTGCATGGTGCCCGGCGTGGCACCACCCTCGGGTTTCCCACCGCCAACCTCGCCACCGACAAAGAGTTGCTGCCCAAGCCCGGGGTTTACGCGGTAAAGGTCAAGCTAGCCAGCGAAATTCACGATGGGGTGGTGAACATCGGCTTCAATCCCACCTTCCAGGGCGGGAAAATGACCGTTGAGGTCTATATCTTCAACTTCCGGCGGGAAATCTACGGGGAGAACCTGCGCCTCTATTTCGTCGACCGGTTGCGGGACGAAAAACGTTTCGGCTCCCCGCAGGAGTTGGTCGCTGCCATCGATGCGGACATCCGCAAGGCACAACTGGTGCTGGCCGCGACCCGCGTCATCGAGTACCGCGAATATCTCGATTGCGGCTATCTGCACGACCGGCCGGGCTGTCCCGCCAAGGATCACGAAGCATGA
- a CDS encoding shikimate dehydrogenase has product MNLRGTTRVLGIFGDPIAHSLSPAMQNAAFGKAGIDAVYVPFHVLPGGLADAVAGLRALNILGVNVTVPHKEAVLPLLDEIDPEARLIGAVNTIVNREGRLCGYNTDGLGFLRSLAEDLQFQPAGKRVLLLGAGGACRAAVVALARAGAAALSIANRTPERGEKLVREFSDHFNGTRFAACGLEPAVLDRMAADADLVVNTAVVGLKGDSFAYFPWTALPPAACLYDMVYGPGGTALVSEGRRRGMRCADGLGMLAGQGEEAFRLWTGSLPPSGVMKNRLLAEMKPLPEP; this is encoded by the coding sequence ATGAACCTGCGAGGTACTACCCGGGTGCTGGGAATTTTCGGTGACCCGATCGCTCATTCCCTGTCGCCGGCGATGCAGAATGCGGCCTTTGGCAAGGCAGGGATCGACGCTGTTTACGTCCCTTTTCACGTGCTCCCAGGGGGGCTTGCCGATGCCGTGGCAGGACTTCGCGCCCTGAACATCCTGGGGGTGAACGTTACCGTGCCGCACAAGGAGGCGGTGCTGCCCCTGCTGGATGAAATCGATCCCGAGGCGCGCCTGATCGGTGCGGTCAACACCATCGTCAACCGCGAAGGGCGATTGTGCGGATACAACACCGACGGCCTCGGCTTCCTGCGCTCCCTGGCTGAGGATCTGCAATTCCAACCGGCGGGGAAAAGGGTGTTGTTATTGGGGGCGGGCGGTGCCTGTCGGGCCGCCGTGGTCGCGCTGGCGCGGGCGGGTGCCGCGGCGCTGAGCATCGCCAATCGCACCCCGGAAAGGGGAGAAAAGCTCGTCCGGGAATTCTCAGATCATTTTAACGGCACAAGGTTTGCAGCCTGCGGATTGGAGCCCGCGGTTCTGGACCGGATGGCCGCAGATGCGGACCTGGTGGTCAATACCGCGGTCGTCGGACTCAAAGGCGATTCTTTTGCCTACTTCCCCTGGACGGCGCTGCCGCCGGCTGCCTGCCTCTACGACATGGTCTACGGGCCAGGGGGAACGGCTCTGGTAAGCGAAGGGCGCCGGCGGGGGATGCGCTGCGCCGACGGCCTCGGAATGCTCGCCGGCCAGGGCGAGGAGGCCTTTCGCCTCTGGACCGGCTCGCTGCCGCCTTCTGGCGTGATGAAGAACCGGCTTTTGGCCGAAATGAAACCTCTTCCGGAACCCTAG
- a CDS encoding two-component system sensor histidine kinase NtrB yields MKSNAGTAPRIIPSRRQLSWFLCLRVLVITLFLGGAIFYQVQSTGYRPGSVLSYHYGLVGLSYLHALLSALALPRLKSVRCFIQSQLVWDLVVVAAFIYLTGGIDSPFSFLFIFVILCSGVFCRRKEILFTASAAAILYGSLVELQFFGYLPHPPWASFRPFVNEGEVFYAVFINVSGFFLTALLSGALAERFQKSEQALEKAEIDYVELEKLNQTLIANITSGLMIINEQGRIRSFNAAAAKITGYSLPEVYNRPTADIFPQIHVLDSNGFIVVGRGEGFFLDKERQLRPLGYSSSLVKDPQEKTLGLLVSFQDLTHLKEMEEALKQADRLAAVGRLAAGMAHEIRNPLASISGSVQLLMEGSNVSRDDLRLMRIVVKEADRLSRLLTDFLEYARPVPPKFEITDVSALLDELADMASSDPRFEKVKIVRDYPPGEKIRLDRQQIFQAVWNLVINAAEVLESGGTLRLGVLSRRGEIFVQDSGQGIPENIRDKIFEPFFTTKNNGTGLGLATTHAIVEAHGGKIEVSSVPGGGTRLTIKLQAR; encoded by the coding sequence ATGAAAAGTAACGCCGGCACCGCCCCCCGCATCATCCCATCAAGGCGGCAACTGAGCTGGTTTCTCTGCCTTCGGGTGCTTGTCATCACCCTTTTTCTGGGCGGGGCGATATTCTACCAGGTGCAAAGCACCGGATACCGCCCGGGCTCTGTCCTGTCCTACCACTATGGTCTGGTCGGGCTCTCCTATCTGCATGCCCTGCTTTCAGCTCTTGCACTTCCCCGGCTGAAAAGCGTCAGATGCTTCATTCAAAGCCAGCTAGTCTGGGATTTGGTGGTTGTTGCCGCTTTTATTTATCTCACCGGCGGAATCGACAGTCCTTTTTCCTTCCTGTTCATATTTGTCATCCTCTGTTCGGGGGTTTTCTGTCGGCGCAAGGAGATCCTGTTTACCGCATCCGCCGCAGCCATCCTTTACGGAAGCTTGGTGGAACTTCAGTTTTTCGGATATCTCCCGCACCCTCCCTGGGCTAGTTTCAGGCCCTTCGTCAACGAAGGGGAGGTGTTTTATGCGGTATTTATCAACGTATCCGGCTTCTTTCTGACCGCACTGTTGAGCGGGGCTCTCGCCGAACGGTTTCAAAAGAGTGAGCAGGCCCTTGAAAAAGCCGAAATCGACTATGTCGAACTTGAAAAGCTTAACCAGACTCTGATTGCCAACATCACCAGCGGTCTAATGATCATCAACGAGCAGGGCCGGATCCGGTCCTTCAACGCTGCAGCGGCAAAAATTACAGGTTATTCCCTCCCCGAGGTGTACAATCGGCCGACTGCTGATATCTTTCCCCAGATCCATGTCCTGGATTCCAACGGGTTTATTGTTGTTGGTCGTGGAGAGGGATTTTTCCTGGACAAAGAGCGGCAGCTGCGGCCCCTGGGTTACAGTTCTTCCCTAGTCAAAGACCCCCAGGAAAAAACCCTGGGACTGCTCGTCTCATTCCAGGACCTGACCCACCTCAAGGAAATGGAAGAGGCTCTCAAACAAGCCGATAGGCTGGCCGCGGTAGGGCGGCTTGCGGCGGGCATGGCCCATGAGATCCGCAATCCTTTGGCCTCGATCAGCGGCTCGGTACAACTGCTCATGGAAGGCAGCAATGTCTCCAGGGACGACCTGCGGCTGATGCGGATCGTCGTCAAGGAGGCCGATCGTCTCAGCCGCCTGTTGACGGACTTTCTTGAATATGCCCGCCCGGTCCCCCCGAAATTTGAAATCACGGACGTCTCGGCCCTGCTCGATGAACTTGCCGATATGGCCTCCAGCGATCCCCGGTTTGAAAAGGTGAAAATCGTCAGGGACTATCCTCCCGGGGAAAAAATCCGGCTGGACCGCCAGCAGATCTTCCAGGCTGTCTGGAATCTGGTCATCAACGCCGCCGAAGTCCTGGAAAGTGGCGGTACGCTGCGCCTTGGGGTATTATCCAGGCGAGGCGAGATTTTCGTCCAGGATTCCGGCCAGGGCATCCCCGAAAATATTCGCGACAAGATCTTTGAGCCCTTTTTCACCACCAAGAACAACGGAACAGGTCTGGGATTGGCCACCACCCACGCAATTGTCGAGGCCCACGGCGGGAAAATCGAGGTATCCTCGGTCCCCGGCGGGGGAACCCGGCTTACCATCAAGCTTCAAGCCCGATAA